In one window of Electrophorus electricus isolate fEleEle1 chromosome 15, fEleEle1.pri, whole genome shotgun sequence DNA:
- the LOC118242594 gene encoding LOW QUALITY PROTEIN: calcium-activated chloride channel regulator 4A-like (The sequence of the model RefSeq protein was modified relative to this genomic sequence to represent the inferred CDS: inserted 4 bases in 2 codons), with amino-acid sequence MSKMLAGLLLFLCALGPTTGIRLVGNGYTDILVAINPAVPENDDLINRIKEIITSVSEYLFQALDNKVFFKEVKILVPPNWTNGTYERASTETYSKAKVLIDVPHPAFGDDPYTKQTKNCAEEGDYIHFTPNFLLTDRLVDVYGPKGRVFVHEWAHLRWGVYDEYNNKKPFYNDNGIQPTRCTSEVTGKWYELNNGFTQSCHISAETGLPTEECEFFPDKLQNAKASIMYMQIIDSVRAFCQEDEHNRKAPNMQNEKCDNKATHTVIFQESVDKDALGTLLPLQARPPDPQIRVLSRGSRVVCLVLDVSGSMSGKRIILQKQASMIFLNQIIEEQASVGIVTFSTDAAILSGLTLIDGQSSRDTLIAKLPSTAGGSTFICKGLLKGLEVLKQDNKDTVGDEIIFLTDGEATDSVQDCLQTATESGTVINTLALGSDADNVLKTMADKTGGMFITANEAILSNQLVDAFSSLTSSNGNPTKQKIQLESTGQIVSDWFNGTVPIDGTVGNRTTFTVIYEKSSPTVYFESPSSSVYNQKNATDTANTITLTVPGTAEAGDWKYSFFDKASTSQAMSLTVTSQAARDDVPPIMVMAQMNQLTNNGNKPMIVFAEVSQKYSPVLNTTVWAYLESDTGHSEKLQLLDNGAGADAFKDDGIYSRYFTKLKKGRYNLKVRVASTGGVHSSPSRXSGALYIPGYIVDGTVKLNPPKPPTNVQPANVGSFTRTATGESFVVDVPVGVPLPNFPPNKITDLSAEIQEDIVLLNWTAPGEDLDQGTATSYEIRWSDDFQTXRNNFSSVNQFNISALLPQEAGSAERHSLVPNITIQNGTTLFFAVQSEDSGGLKSQVSNIAQATKFLPSPKNLKPPGISNPGLNLTASIISVCVVSIVACLIATVITWVVKCRKLTDP; translated from the exons ATGTCCAAGATGCTTGCTGGGCTACTGCTGTTCCTCTGTGCACTGGGACCCACCACAGGAATCAGACTGGTGGGAAATGGATATACTGACATCCTTGTGGCCATCAACCCAGCTGTGCCAGAGAATGACGACCTCATAAATCGAATCAAG GAAATTATTACCAGTGTATCAGAATATCTGTTTCAAGCTTTAGACAATAAAGTGTTCTTCAAAGAGGTGAAAATACTGGTTCCACCAAACTGGACCAATGGAACTTACGAAAGAGCAAGTACAGAAACCTACAGTAAG GCAAAAGTACTCATTGATGTCCCACATCCAGCATTTGGTGATGATCCGTATACTAAGCAAACGAAAAATTGTGCAGAGGAGGGCGATTATATTCATTTCACCCCAAACTTCCTATTAACTGACAGACTTGTTGATGTCTATGGACCCAAAG gaaGAGTTTTTGTACATGAATGGGCTCACCTCAGATGGGGCGTATATGATgaatacaataacaaaaagcCATTCTACAATGATAACGGGATCCAACCTACAAG ATGTACTAGTGAGGTAACTGGCAAGTGGTATGAACTGAATAATGGCTTTACTCAGAGTTGCCACATCAGTGCTGAAACTGGGTTACCAACTGAGGAATGTGAATTCTTTCCAGACAAATTGCAAAACGCAAAAGCCTCAATAATGTACATGCAAATAATAGACTCT GTAAGAGCATTTTGCCAAGAGGATGAACACAACCGTAAAGCCCCAAACATGCAGAATGAGAAATGTGACAACAAGGCTACCCATACAGTCATTTTTCAGGAATCTGTAGACAAAGATGCCCTTGGCACTTTACTACCTCTACAAGCCAGACCCCCAGATCCACAAATCCGTGTTTTAAGCAGAGGAAGTCGGGTCGTCTGTCTTGTGCTCGACGTCTCTGGAAGCATGTCG G GCAAAAGGATAATTCTACAAAAACAAGCTTCTATGATTTTCTTGAACCAGATCATAGAGGAACAAGCATCTGTGGGCATTGTCACTTTTAGTACTGATGCTGCAATTTTAAGTGGCTTGACTCTAATAGATGGTCAGAGCTCTAGAGACACTCTGATTGCAAAGCTGCCATCGACTGCGGGTGGATCCACATTCATCTGTAAGGGTCTTCTGAAAGGCCTTGAG GTTCTCAAACAGGATAATAAGGACACAGTAGGAGATGAAATCATTTTTCTGACAGATGGTGAAGCAACTGATAGCGTTCAGGACTGTTTACAAACTGCTACTGAAAGTGGTACAGTCATCAACACTTTAGCTCTTGGTTCAGATGCAGACAATGTTTTGAAAACCATGGCAGATAAAACAG GTGGAATGTTTATCACAGCCAATGAGGCTATTCTTTCCAATCAGTTAGTGGATGCTTTTTCTTCACTTACATCATCAAACGGAAAtcccacaaaacaaaagattcAG CTTGAGAGTACTGGACAAATAGTTTCTGATTGGTTCAATGGAACAGTGCCCATTGATGGTACTGTAGGAAACAGGACGACCTTTACAGTCATCTATGAAAAGAGTTCACCTACTGTGTACTTTGAGTCACCAAGCAGTTCAGTCTACAACCAGAAGAATGCCACAGATACTGCAAACACAATCACTCTTACTGTTCCAGGAACTGCAGAG GCTGGAGACTGGAAATACAGTTTCTTCGACAAAGCCTCAACTTCTCAGGCTATGAGTTTGACAGTAACAAGTCAGGCAGCCCGTGATGACGTTCCCCCCATCATGGTTATGGCCCAGATGAACCAGCTAACCAACAATGGTAACAAACCCATGATAGTGTTTGCTGAGGTCAGTCAGAAATATAGTCCTGTGCTGAACACCACTGTCTGGGCATATCTGGAGTCAGACACAGGACATTCAGAAAAACTACAGCTCCTCGACAATGGAGCAG GTGCTGATGCTTTTAAAGATGATGGGATCTATTCCAGATATTTCACAAAATTAAAGAAGGGAAGATACAATCTGAAAGTTAGAGTGGCCAGTACTGGTGGAGTGCATTCTTCTCCCAGCAG TAGTGGTGCTCTGTATATCCCTGGATACATAGTGGATG GCACAGTGAAGTTAAACCCTCCAAAGCCACCCACCAACGTACAGCCAGCAAACGTGGGCAGCTTCACCAGAACAGCCACTGGCGAGAGCTTTGTGGTGGATGTGCCGGTAGGCGTACCCCTACCAAATTTCCCTCCCAACAAGATCACAGACCTGAGTGCTGAAATTCAGGAGGACATTGTGCTTCTCAACTGGACAGCACCTGGAGAGGACTTAGACCAAGGCACAG cCACATCCTATGAGATTAGATGGAGTGACGATTTTCAGAC TCGAAACAACTTCAGCAGTGTGAATCAGTTCAACATATCTGCACTTCTTCCTCAAGAGGCAGGCTCAGCCGAACGGCATTCTTTGGTGCCCAATATCACAATCCAAAATGGTACCACATTGTTCTTTGCTGTTCAGTCAGAGGACAGTGGCGGACTGAAGTCTCAAGTGTCTAATATTGCTCAAGCAACAAAGTTTCTCCCAAGTCCTAAAAATCTAAAACCCCCTGGAATTTCAAATCCGGGTCTGAACCTCACTGCCAGCATCATTTCAGTTTGTGTGGTAAGCATAGTTGCATGTCTCATAGCTACTGTCATCACATGGGTAGTGAAATGCAGAAAGCTTACTGACCCTTAG